A genomic region of Pseudomonas abietaniphila contains the following coding sequences:
- a CDS encoding carbamoyltransferase family protein, protein MALTILGLSGALSHDPSAALYIDGKLVAAAEEERFVRDKHAKNRMPYESAKFCLEQAGIKPSDVDVVAIPFAPISLFGEARWHYAKRYWYAPDRALDAILMGNRRYKRYRNKIVWCLEQLGFDPKKIKIEPVEHHLAHASSAYHCSGFKEKTAILGIDGKGEYATTFFGYGENGKIHKIKEFYDPDSLGGLYGAITEFLGFEMLDGEFKVMGMAPYGDASKYDFSRLASFENGELVINTEYANVIGLRRYKEKGKGFYFSPKLIEWLGPKREGDIADEPYIHYAASMQALFEKLALQMMDHYLGDILKETGKIAFAGGCALNVKLNQKIIARPEVKELFVQPASGDAGTAVGAAAYVSHARGVPVEKMEHVYLGPSYSNEDVIAACARHPSQPKWRKLDNMPEQIAKIMVDGNPVAWFQGRMEFGPRALGGRSIIGCPSVAGVADRINHQIKFRERWRPFCPSMLDTVAPQMIKIDHPAPFMTFTFEVAEEWKTRVPEVVHEDGTSRAQVLKRQYNPRYYDMMKALENLTGNGVSLNTSLNRRGEPMICSPTDALNMFFGSDLQYLIMEDILVVKDGADTYDTLG, encoded by the coding sequence GTGGCATTGACGATCCTTGGCCTGTCCGGCGCCCTTAGCCATGATCCTTCCGCGGCCCTGTACATCGACGGCAAGCTGGTAGCAGCCGCCGAAGAAGAGCGCTTCGTTCGTGACAAGCACGCAAAGAACCGCATGCCTTACGAATCGGCGAAGTTCTGTCTGGAACAGGCCGGCATCAAGCCTTCCGACGTCGACGTGGTCGCCATTCCGTTTGCCCCGATCAGCCTGTTCGGCGAGGCGCGCTGGCACTACGCCAAGCGTTACTGGTACGCCCCGGACCGCGCGCTCGACGCCATCCTGATGGGCAACCGTCGCTACAAGCGCTACCGCAACAAGATCGTCTGGTGCCTGGAGCAACTGGGCTTCGACCCGAAGAAGATCAAGATCGAGCCGGTCGAGCACCACTTGGCTCACGCCTCCAGCGCCTACCACTGCTCCGGTTTCAAAGAGAAAACCGCGATCCTGGGTATCGATGGCAAGGGCGAGTACGCCACCACGTTCTTCGGCTATGGCGAAAACGGCAAGATCCACAAGATCAAGGAATTCTACGATCCGGATTCCCTCGGCGGTCTGTACGGCGCGATCACCGAGTTCCTCGGTTTCGAAATGCTCGACGGCGAATTCAAGGTCATGGGCATGGCGCCGTACGGCGACGCCAGCAAATACGACTTCTCGCGTCTGGCCAGCTTTGAGAACGGCGAACTGGTGATCAACACCGAATACGCCAACGTCATCGGCCTGCGTCGTTATAAAGAGAAGGGCAAGGGTTTCTACTTCTCGCCAAAACTCATCGAGTGGCTGGGTCCCAAGCGCGAAGGCGATATCGCCGACGAGCCGTACATCCACTACGCCGCCAGCATGCAGGCGCTGTTCGAGAAGCTGGCGCTGCAGATGATGGATCACTACCTGGGCGACATCCTCAAGGAAACCGGCAAGATCGCGTTCGCGGGCGGTTGCGCGCTGAACGTCAAGCTGAACCAGAAAATCATCGCGCGTCCGGAAGTCAAAGAATTGTTCGTTCAGCCGGCTTCCGGTGACGCCGGTACGGCGGTCGGTGCTGCGGCCTACGTTTCCCACGCCCGTGGCGTACCGGTCGAGAAGATGGAGCACGTCTACCTCGGCCCGTCGTACAGCAACGAGGACGTGATCGCGGCCTGTGCCCGTCATCCGAGCCAGCCAAAATGGCGCAAGCTCGACAACATGCCGGAGCAGATCGCCAAGATCATGGTCGACGGCAACCCGGTCGCCTGGTTCCAGGGGCGAATGGAGTTCGGTCCGCGTGCACTGGGTGGTCGTTCGATCATCGGTTGCCCGAGCGTGGCCGGCGTGGCCGACCGCATCAACCACCAGATCAAGTTCCGCGAGCGCTGGAGGCCTTTCTGCCCGTCGATGCTCGACACCGTCGCGCCGCAGATGATCAAGATCGATCATCCGGCGCCGTTTATGACGTTCACCTTTGAAGTCGCCGAAGAGTGGAAGACCCGCGTGCCGGAAGTCGTTCACGAGGACGGCACGTCCCGTGCCCAGGTGCTCAAGCGCCAGTACAACCCGCGCTACTACGACATGATGAAGGCGCTGGAAAACCTGACCGGCAACGGCGTGTCGCTGAACACCTCGCTCAACCGTCGTGGCGAACCGATGATCTGCTCGCCGACCGATGCCCTGAACATGTTCTTCGGCTCGGATCTGCAGTACCTGATCATGGAGGACATCCTGGTGGTCAAAGACGGCGCGGACACCTATGACACGCTCGGCTGA
- a CDS encoding glycosyltransferase → MTRSAERHVLQFCHGYDGPFLDCARQYASLFAGKGYRVTTVFLTGTADAEVAESCASDEVLFMEYSSKAIRGLKLGAIRDLRKIAASRNFSFCIAHRFKPIYIALLATRLPVIGVHHAFGDYQRRSRKLFAHLFRMRLSLLGVSDAVRDDMRECLPKWPTGRIQTLYNRIDVEALAAMQLPREEAREALGLPQDAWIVGNVGRLHPDKDQATLLRGFAHALPNLPANSQLVIMGKGRLEQDLREQAMELGVVREVMLLGQVPQASRYFKAFDAFALSSDHEPFGMVLLEAMVAGVPLIATSCGGAKEVVEGVGILFPLKDAEHLAQGLVHLSRLDAGQRESCAEMMLDRLRDRFSDEAVRSVFWRLPQVTDLTAES, encoded by the coding sequence ATGACACGCTCGGCTGAGCGGCATGTGTTGCAGTTCTGCCACGGCTATGACGGGCCGTTTCTCGACTGTGCCCGTCAATACGCCAGCCTCTTCGCGGGCAAGGGATACCGGGTCACCACGGTATTCCTGACCGGCACCGCAGACGCCGAGGTGGCCGAAAGCTGCGCCTCGGACGAAGTACTGTTCATGGAGTACAGCTCCAAGGCCATCCGTGGCTTGAAGCTGGGTGCCATTCGCGACCTGCGCAAAATCGCGGCTTCCAGAAATTTCTCGTTCTGCATCGCTCATCGCTTCAAACCGATCTACATCGCGTTGCTGGCGACCCGCTTGCCGGTGATCGGTGTGCATCACGCATTTGGCGATTACCAGCGCCGCAGTCGCAAGCTGTTCGCCCATCTGTTTCGCATGCGCCTGAGCCTGCTCGGCGTGTCGGATGCGGTGCGTGACGACATGCGCGAATGCCTGCCGAAGTGGCCGACCGGGCGTATTCAGACGCTCTATAACCGCATTGATGTCGAAGCGCTCGCGGCCATGCAATTGCCGCGCGAAGAGGCCCGCGAAGCGCTGGGTCTGCCGCAGGACGCGTGGATTGTGGGTAACGTCGGGCGTCTGCACCCGGACAAGGACCAGGCCACGCTCTTGCGCGGATTCGCTCACGCATTGCCCAACCTGCCCGCCAACAGCCAACTGGTGATCATGGGCAAGGGCCGTCTGGAGCAGGACCTCAGAGAGCAGGCGATGGAGTTGGGCGTTGTCCGCGAGGTCATGCTGCTGGGGCAAGTGCCCCAGGCCAGTCGCTATTTCAAGGCGTTCGACGCCTTTGCCCTGAGCTCCGATCACGAACCGTTCGGCATGGTGTTGCTGGAGGCGATGGTCGCCGGCGTGCCGCTGATCGCCACCTCGTGCGGCGGCGCCAAGGAAGTGGTCGAGGGCGTCGGTATTCTGTTTCCGTTGAAGGATGCCGAGCACCTGGCTCAAGGTCTGGTTCATCTGTCGCGGCTGGACGCCGGGCAGCGCGAATCCTGCGCCGAGATGATGCTGGACCGCCTGCGTGATCGCTTCTCCGATGAGGCTGTGCGCTCGGTGTTCTGGCGTCTGCCGCAAGTCACCGACCTGACTGCGGAGTCCTGA
- a CDS encoding antimicrobial resistance protein Mig-14 has product MLNRFQAWRERGWTQIDAAAYQHAWQRFGGSVATHPLVIERLAGLAQIPVRYLGWHRDGDLKAAIPTWGRSLALSKDVLKRHGKKGLYDLGNAELILPVAADAQVPLRHHGRYLSELSQGRIATLKPQAESLAMARTPEDLSKKFRYNQRRELRLLEEAGGVVRPVTDFTSAELASMYCDLFQRRWGFAATGAERMADVIELLRELLIGSVIFLNDAPVAIQLVYRVEAPEWISVEYINGGVDPQTRDFSPGSVLSFLNTQSAWEHARALGKPLRFSFGRADREYKDRWCNPVPVFQV; this is encoded by the coding sequence ATGCTCAATCGTTTTCAAGCCTGGCGTGAACGTGGCTGGACGCAGATCGATGCGGCCGCCTATCAGCACGCCTGGCAACGTTTTGGCGGCAGTGTCGCCACGCATCCCCTGGTGATCGAGCGGCTGGCGGGTCTGGCGCAAATCCCGGTGCGTTACCTGGGTTGGCATCGGGACGGCGACCTTAAAGCCGCGATCCCGACATGGGGGCGCTCGCTCGCTTTGTCCAAGGACGTGCTTAAACGTCATGGCAAGAAGGGTCTGTACGATCTGGGTAACGCAGAGTTGATCCTGCCGGTTGCCGCTGATGCCCAGGTTCCGCTGCGCCATCACGGTCGCTACCTGTCAGAGCTGAGTCAGGGACGCATCGCGACACTCAAGCCGCAGGCCGAGTCGCTGGCCATGGCCCGCACGCCCGAAGACCTGTCGAAAAAATTCCGCTACAACCAGCGTCGCGAGCTGCGGCTGCTTGAAGAGGCCGGTGGCGTCGTTCGTCCCGTCACGGACTTCACCAGCGCTGAACTGGCAAGCATGTACTGCGACCTTTTCCAGCGTCGCTGGGGGTTCGCGGCCACTGGCGCCGAGCGGATGGCCGATGTCATCGAGCTGCTGCGCGAGCTGCTGATCGGTTCAGTGATCTTCCTCAATGATGCGCCGGTTGCCATTCAACTGGTGTACCGCGTCGAAGCGCCTGAGTGGATCAGCGTCGAATACATCAACGGTGGCGTGGACCCCCAGACCCGTGATTTCAGCCCTGGCAGCGTGTTGAGTTTTCTCAATACGCAAAGCGCCTGGGAGCATGCTCGGGCGCTGGGCAAGCCGCTGCGTTTCTCCTTTGGTCGCGCCGATCGTGAATACAAGGATCGTTGGTGCAACCCCGTTCCGGTGTTTCAGGTGTGA
- a CDS encoding PIG-L deacetylase family protein produces MSRKQALLKRHRRNKRVALLVSLVVLIVLGVLLAWWLPLILAVLGWVAHEAWFSDHLFYSPGDDYQYQFPAQNEVPGAVLRGDLLHVDTPLTLDGSETLVLALSIKSTWLGRFLDPSVELVGGEIHDSQAFERGVNGLRYLNLTGFYDALNAGTLRIRGRRCGIQGALRLWSFRHEDARRQRVMVIAPHADDAELAAFGLYAEAEESWIVTLTAGEIEAEHYQQMGMNRADAARIKGRLRAWDSIAVPRWAGVPESRCVQLGYFCLQLPAMQAAPDQPVASREADLSDTRLFRQFNAMALPGDADGAPTWNNLIADLRALLLQARPQVVVMPHATIDPHPDHICSQAAILEALTGLEWQPSVILGYANHLHDNDRWPMGNAYSGVALPPVFDASEALVPYSVQLNTEQQRDKAMALGMMHDLQPPAPLKRRIRRWLQKVLAGRRWPAEGENEFFRKAVRRHELFWRKEL; encoded by the coding sequence GTGAGCCGCAAGCAGGCGTTGCTCAAGCGTCACCGCCGTAACAAGCGCGTGGCGTTGCTGGTGTCGTTGGTCGTTCTGATTGTGCTCGGCGTCCTGTTGGCCTGGTGGCTGCCGCTGATTCTGGCGGTGCTGGGTTGGGTGGCTCACGAGGCGTGGTTCTCCGACCACCTGTTTTATTCGCCCGGTGATGACTACCAGTACCAGTTCCCTGCACAAAACGAGGTGCCGGGCGCTGTCCTGCGTGGCGACCTGCTGCATGTTGATACGCCATTGACGCTGGACGGATCCGAGACGCTGGTCCTGGCGTTGTCGATCAAAAGCACATGGCTGGGGCGTTTCCTCGACCCGTCCGTCGAACTGGTCGGCGGTGAGATCCACGACAGTCAGGCCTTCGAGCGCGGCGTGAACGGTTTGCGCTACCTCAATCTCACCGGGTTTTACGACGCGTTGAACGCAGGCACGCTGCGCATTCGCGGGCGTCGTTGCGGTATTCAGGGAGCGCTGCGGTTGTGGTCGTTCCGCCATGAGGATGCGCGACGTCAGCGGGTCATGGTTATCGCGCCGCATGCCGATGATGCCGAGCTGGCAGCGTTTGGCTTGTACGCCGAGGCCGAGGAAAGCTGGATCGTGACGCTCACCGCTGGCGAAATCGAAGCCGAGCATTACCAGCAGATGGGGATGAATCGCGCCGATGCTGCGCGGATCAAAGGCCGGCTGCGTGCCTGGGACAGCATCGCCGTGCCGCGTTGGGCTGGCGTGCCGGAATCCCGTTGCGTGCAGCTGGGTTATTTCTGTTTGCAACTGCCTGCCATGCAAGCCGCGCCTGATCAGCCTGTCGCCTCCCGTGAAGCCGATCTGAGCGACACGCGGCTGTTTCGACAATTCAACGCCATGGCGCTGCCCGGCGATGCCGACGGTGCGCCCACGTGGAACAACCTGATCGCGGACCTGCGGGCTTTGTTGCTGCAGGCACGACCTCAAGTGGTGGTGATGCCTCATGCCACCATTGACCCTCATCCGGACCACATCTGCTCCCAGGCAGCGATTCTGGAGGCATTGACGGGACTGGAATGGCAGCCGAGCGTGATTCTCGGGTACGCCAATCACTTGCACGACAACGACCGCTGGCCGATGGGCAATGCCTACAGTGGCGTGGCCCTGCCCCCGGTATTCGATGCCTCGGAAGCGTTGGTACCTTACAGTGTCCAGCTCAATACCGAACAACAGCGAGACAAGGCCATGGCCTTGGGTATGATGCATGACCTGCAGCCGCCTGCTCCGCTCAAGCGCCGGATCCGGCGATGGTTGCAGAAGGTCTTGGCTGGCCGGCGATGGCCTGCGGAAGGTGAGAACGAGTTTTTCAGGAAGGCCGTGCGTCGTCACGAGCTGTTCTGGCGCAAGGAGCTCTGA
- a CDS encoding glycosyltransferase family protein, with protein MKVLFLVQKEQRAILDRLYEGVAANCDCDLRWLTSDEQRHLRRYFRQHVDVTKYDRIVFFLRFKQEIRQASFIRTIPNLVILEHDAYQNYIPCKYTGKFSAHYRKLPWVRVISSGFMVSERLRQEGFDAVFVPKGYDQTLLSDQGRERDIELAFVGSTNSVAYSGRKALLDELGQVEKLVVTRTKSGEEYCDTLNRIRFFVSADVGMGEYMIKNFEAMACGCVLFAYDQGEAENQALGLQDMHNVVFYSDIPQLQKKLAVLRDDPMLAQRIAVNGRDLAVSQFGFGAIGARIVRELEPALRAQAPSSLFEKLRAALGI; from the coding sequence ATGAAGGTTTTATTTCTGGTCCAGAAAGAGCAGCGTGCGATTCTGGATCGCCTCTATGAAGGCGTCGCCGCCAACTGCGATTGCGACCTGCGCTGGTTGACCTCGGACGAACAGCGCCATTTGCGTCGTTACTTTCGCCAGCATGTCGACGTCACGAAATACGACCGTATTGTGTTCTTCCTGAGGTTCAAGCAGGAGATCCGTCAGGCGAGCTTCATTCGCACTATCCCTAATCTGGTGATCCTCGAGCACGATGCCTACCAGAACTACATTCCGTGCAAATACACCGGCAAGTTCAGTGCTCACTATCGCAAGTTGCCTTGGGTGCGTGTCATCAGCTCCGGTTTCATGGTCAGCGAACGTCTGCGCCAGGAGGGCTTCGACGCCGTTTTCGTCCCCAAGGGCTACGATCAGACGCTCTTGAGTGACCAGGGACGCGAGCGGGACATCGAACTGGCGTTCGTCGGCAGCACCAACAGTGTGGCTTACAGCGGGCGCAAGGCATTGCTCGATGAGCTTGGCCAGGTGGAAAAACTGGTCGTGACCCGTACCAAGTCAGGCGAGGAATACTGTGACACGTTGAATCGGATCCGGTTTTTCGTCAGTGCCGATGTGGGCATGGGCGAATACATGATCAAGAATTTCGAGGCGATGGCGTGCGGGTGCGTGCTGTTTGCCTATGATCAGGGAGAGGCGGAAAACCAGGCGCTGGGCTTGCAGGACATGCACAACGTGGTGTTTTACAGCGACATCCCGCAATTGCAGAAGAAACTCGCGGTGCTGCGAGATGATCCAATGCTCGCTCAGCGTATTGCGGTCAACGGTCGCGATCTGGCAGTGTCTCAGTTTGGCTTCGGGGCAATCGGTGCGCGGATCGTGCGTGAGCTTGAACCGGCGTTGCGAGCACAAGCACCATCAAGCTTGTTCGAAAAGTTGCGGGCAGCGCTAGGGATTTGA
- a CDS encoding glycosyltransferase: MNWPLVSVLVPCFNHDLYIEECLLSILQQDYDNFELIVVNDGSTDLSAQKIEALRQIHGFQFYQQENMGVSAALNNALGHARGEFIITHDSDDVMLAGRIRRQVSYMQEHPEVGLLGAKVIYIDATGKPLKHKPVTNPQVQRWTFDELLADAYAVGAPVAMYRRTAIDKVGGYDPSIKVQDFQMTLRVAEAGYQVDILPDRVTLYRRHATNISKTAYKSQLIYDLKVIEAYKDNPAYEAGRLAIINKALKESVVADKKFASALFASVPVHRWNRLTWKRFRHFVFKYRKPKGAQ; encoded by the coding sequence ATGAACTGGCCATTAGTCTCGGTACTGGTGCCGTGCTTCAACCACGATCTGTATATCGAAGAGTGCCTGCTCAGCATCCTTCAGCAGGACTACGACAATTTCGAACTCATTGTCGTCAATGATGGGTCGACCGATCTGAGCGCGCAGAAAATCGAGGCGCTACGCCAGATTCATGGCTTTCAGTTCTATCAGCAAGAAAACATGGGCGTCAGTGCTGCGCTGAACAACGCGCTGGGCCATGCGCGCGGCGAATTCATCATTACCCATGATTCCGATGACGTGATGCTCGCCGGGCGGATTCGTCGTCAAGTCAGCTACATGCAGGAACATCCCGAAGTCGGCTTGCTCGGCGCCAAAGTTATCTACATCGACGCCACCGGCAAACCGCTCAAGCACAAACCCGTGACCAACCCTCAAGTCCAGCGCTGGACCTTCGACGAGTTACTCGCCGATGCCTATGCGGTGGGTGCGCCAGTGGCCATGTACAGGCGGACGGCGATCGACAAGGTGGGCGGGTACGACCCTTCCATCAAGGTCCAGGATTTCCAGATGACCCTCCGTGTCGCTGAGGCGGGCTATCAGGTCGACATCCTGCCCGACCGTGTCACGCTGTACCGTCGGCATGCAACGAACATCTCAAAGACTGCTTATAAGAGCCAGCTGATCTACGACCTGAAGGTCATCGAGGCGTACAAGGATAATCCTGCCTACGAGGCCGGGCGTCTGGCGATCATCAACAAGGCACTGAAAGAGTCGGTGGTGGCAGACAAGAAGTTCGCAAGCGCCTTGTTCGCCAGCGTGCCTGTGCATCGATGGAATCGCCTGACATGGAAGAGATTCAGGCACTTCGTTTTTAAATATCGCAAACCCAAAGGTGCGCAGTGA
- a CDS encoding O-antigen ligase family protein translates to MISRVVSQGSARLRSIVDHLGIAGVVLAFGLFWSVAGVLLTPTMKFYSWLLTAFVYLPGFYLVARYFSEFRHTVLNRRELWLFLLLFFWSLISLSWSHDAERYLTIIKREVFFLLLILGWIVWGRTFNRPLQTMMILWGGLAGLYSLAALIAYPMRGIDRMYGFGGFMDNPNPAGYTIAALIVLSCTWWPQKLSGRVIWGLLQACSLTFVILTGSRGSMVSLMAVAAVVVLLGGGRFYRALGVLALVAAAVFAIFEPSIFLRGDSERSILIRGAIDLIQQRPWLGIGLSSDYEVSAGGQVFGHCHNMILDTAVQYGLPFTVLWIWLWCWLGLRAWRHRAETLGMTILMVWVFATVAQQFDVFTVFGRARAMWMVVWMPFVLSLCLGKSEKKPAIS, encoded by the coding sequence TTGATAAGCAGGGTCGTTTCACAGGGAAGTGCGCGGTTACGCTCGATAGTTGATCATCTGGGTATTGCCGGCGTGGTGCTGGCCTTCGGCTTGTTCTGGAGTGTCGCAGGTGTCCTGCTGACCCCCACGATGAAGTTCTACAGCTGGCTGCTCACGGCGTTTGTCTACCTGCCAGGCTTTTATCTGGTGGCGCGTTATTTCTCCGAGTTTCGCCATACGGTTCTCAACCGGCGGGAGCTTTGGCTCTTTCTGTTGCTGTTTTTCTGGTCACTGATTTCGCTGTCCTGGAGTCACGATGCCGAGCGATACCTCACGATCATCAAGCGTGAGGTGTTCTTCCTTCTGCTGATTCTTGGGTGGATTGTCTGGGGCCGCACCTTCAATCGCCCTTTGCAGACCATGATGATTCTCTGGGGCGGGCTGGCCGGGCTGTATTCCCTAGCGGCGCTGATCGCCTATCCAATGCGCGGCATCGATCGCATGTACGGGTTCGGCGGGTTTATGGATAACCCCAATCCGGCAGGCTATACGATCGCTGCACTCATCGTGCTCAGTTGCACCTGGTGGCCACAGAAGCTGAGTGGTCGCGTTATCTGGGGCCTGCTCCAGGCGTGCTCGTTGACGTTCGTGATACTGACGGGGAGCCGGGGTTCGATGGTATCGCTCATGGCGGTAGCGGCCGTCGTGGTGCTCCTCGGTGGCGGGCGCTTCTACCGTGCGTTAGGGGTTTTGGCGCTGGTCGCTGCGGCGGTGTTCGCGATATTCGAACCGTCGATATTTCTGCGTGGAGACTCCGAGCGCAGCATCCTCATTAGGGGGGCAATCGATCTGATTCAGCAACGCCCCTGGCTGGGTATCGGTCTGAGCAGTGACTATGAGGTTTCTGCCGGTGGCCAGGTCTTCGGGCACTGCCACAACATGATCCTCGACACCGCTGTGCAATACGGGTTGCCCTTTACGGTGCTCTGGATCTGGTTGTGGTGCTGGCTTGGGCTGCGCGCCTGGCGCCACCGCGCTGAAACATTGGGCATGACCATTCTGATGGTCTGGGTGTTCGCAACCGTCGCCCAGCAGTTCGATGTGTTTACCGTGTTTGGCCGTGCGCGCGCGATGTGGATGGTGGTGTGGATGCCGTTCGTTCTGTCGCTGTGCCTCGGAAAGTCCGAGAAAAAGCCGGCAATCAGCTGA
- a CDS encoding phosphotransferase, whose translation MRALAYSDYQALRRDAEVIEADFFGDKVLRLADGNFMKLFRRKRLISSAAFFPYAKRFANNASILRKRGIPCPQVLATYRVSDIARDVVHYEPLPGKTLRQLIAEDEQFNDPALIRQFGRFVAELHNQGIYFRSLHLGNVVMTPEHALGLIDIADMKTLRRPLRKSLCLRNFQHMRRYQNDHAWLLQRNGDLFFESYIEHSKHQWKRQTLHEHLALAEQA comes from the coding sequence ATGCGCGCACTCGCCTACTCTGACTACCAAGCCTTACGCAGAGATGCTGAAGTCATAGAAGCAGACTTCTTCGGAGACAAGGTTCTACGCTTGGCCGATGGCAATTTCATGAAGCTGTTCCGGCGCAAGAGGCTGATCTCGTCAGCCGCCTTCTTCCCCTATGCGAAACGCTTTGCCAACAACGCATCCATCCTCCGGAAGCGGGGCATCCCTTGCCCACAGGTGCTCGCCACCTACAGGGTCAGCGATATCGCACGCGATGTCGTCCATTATGAGCCGCTACCTGGGAAGACGCTGCGTCAGCTTATCGCCGAGGACGAACAGTTCAACGACCCCGCCCTGATCCGACAATTCGGACGCTTCGTGGCCGAATTGCACAATCAGGGGATCTATTTCCGTTCGTTGCATTTAGGCAATGTGGTGATGACGCCCGAGCACGCGCTGGGGCTCATCGACATTGCCGACATGAAAACCCTGCGCCGCCCTTTGCGCAAAAGCCTGTGCCTGCGCAACTTTCAACACATGCGCCGTTATCAGAACGACCACGCGTGGTTGCTGCAGCGTAACGGGGACCTGTTTTTCGAGAGCTACATCGAGCACAGCAAGCATCAATGGAAACGCCAGACACTCCACGAACATCTGGCGCTGGCCGAACAGGCTTGA
- the msbA gene encoding lipid A export permease/ATP-binding protein MsbA, with translation MSTPEKSESSSLKIYLRLLTYVKPYVGIFLLSIVGFVIFASTQPMLAGILKYFVDGLTNPEAALFPNVPYLRDLQLLQAVPLLIVLIAAWQGLGSYLGNYFLAKVSLGLVHDLRVQLFNKLLVLPNRYFDTHNSGHLISRITFNVTMVTGAATDAIKVVIREGLTIVFLFLYLVWMNWKLTIVMLAILPLIAFMVGSSSKKFRKQSKKIQVAMGDVTHVASETIQGYRVVRSFGGEKYEEERFAKASTSNTDKQLRMTKTGAVYTPMLQLVIYTAMAVLMFLVLWLRGDASAGDLVAYITAAGLLPKPIRQLSEVSSTIQKGVAGAESIFEQLDVEPEVDTGTVERDRVEGRLEVRNLNFTYPETERQVLHDISFSAAPGQMIALVGRSGSGKSTLANLIPRFYHHTSGQILLDGVEIEDYRLRNLRKHVAQVNQNVTLFNDSVANNIAYGDLAGAPRADIEAAAADAYAKEFIEQLPEGFDTQVGENGVLLSGGQRQRLAIARALLKNAPLLILDEATSALDTESERHIQAALDHVMKGRTTLVIAHRLSTIERADLILVMDQGRIVERGTHSELLAQNGYYARLHAMGLDEPAPVGAV, from the coding sequence ATGAGCACGCCAGAAAAAAGCGAATCCTCCAGCCTGAAAATCTATCTTCGACTGCTGACCTACGTGAAACCTTACGTGGGCATCTTTCTGCTCAGCATCGTTGGCTTCGTGATCTTCGCCTCGACCCAGCCGATGCTGGCCGGCATCCTCAAATATTTTGTCGACGGCCTGACTAACCCTGAAGCGGCCTTGTTCCCCAATGTGCCCTATCTGAGGGATCTGCAGTTGCTGCAGGCAGTGCCGCTGCTGATCGTATTGATCGCGGCCTGGCAGGGCCTGGGTTCGTATCTGGGTAACTACTTCCTGGCCAAGGTCTCTCTGGGCCTTGTGCATGACTTGCGCGTCCAGCTCTTCAACAAGCTGCTGGTTCTGCCGAACCGGTATTTCGATACGCACAACTCGGGGCATCTGATTTCCCGCATCACCTTCAACGTGACCATGGTCACAGGGGCTGCGACCGATGCGATCAAGGTCGTCATCCGCGAAGGCCTGACCATCGTTTTCCTGTTCCTTTATCTGGTGTGGATGAACTGGAAGCTGACCATCGTCATGCTGGCGATCCTGCCCTTGATCGCGTTCATGGTGGGCAGCTCCAGCAAGAAGTTTCGCAAGCAGAGCAAGAAAATCCAGGTGGCGATGGGTGACGTGACCCACGTCGCGTCGGAAACCATTCAGGGCTATCGCGTCGTTCGCAGCTTTGGTGGCGAGAAGTACGAAGAAGAGCGCTTCGCCAAGGCCAGCACCAGCAACACCGACAAGCAGCTGCGCATGACCAAGACCGGCGCGGTCTACACCCCCATGCTGCAACTGGTGATCTACACCGCCATGGCCGTGCTGATGTTCCTCGTCCTGTGGCTGAGGGGCGACGCATCTGCCGGTGATCTGGTGGCTTACATCACCGCAGCCGGTCTGCTCCCGAAGCCGATTCGTCAGCTGTCCGAAGTCAGCTCGACGATCCAGAAAGGGGTCGCGGGCGCCGAGAGCATCTTCGAACAGCTTGATGTCGAGCCGGAAGTCGACACCGGCACCGTCGAGCGGGATCGGGTCGAAGGGCGTCTGGAGGTTCGCAACCTGAACTTCACCTACCCTGAAACCGAGCGTCAGGTGCTGCATGACATCAGCTTCTCGGCGGCGCCGGGTCAGATGATTGCACTGGTTGGACGGTCCGGCAGTGGCAAGTCCACGCTGGCGAACCTGATTCCTCGCTTCTATCACCACACATCCGGGCAGATCCTGCTCGATGGCGTCGAGATCGAGGATTATCGCCTGCGTAACCTGCGCAAGCATGTCGCTCAGGTGAACCAGAACGTGACCCTGTTCAACGACAGCGTGGCCAACAACATCGCTTACGGCGATCTGGCCGGCGCGCCGCGTGCCGACATTGAGGCCGCCGCAGCCGATGCCTACGCGAAAGAGTTTATCGAGCAGTTGCCGGAAGGCTTCGACACTCAGGTGGGCGAAAACGGTGTATTGCTCTCCGGTGGCCAACGTCAGCGTCTGGCCATTGCCCGCGCACTGCTGAAGAACGCGCCCTTGCTTATTCTGGACGAGGCGACGTCGGCGCTGGACACCGAGTCCGAGCGTCACATTCAGGCAGCGCTCGACCATGTGATGAAAGGCCGCACCACGCTGGTGATCGCTCACCGCCTGTCGACCATCGAGCGGGCCGACCTGATTCTGGTCATGGATCAGGGACGCATCGTCGAACGTGGCACGCATTCCGAGTTGCTGGCACAGAACGGCTACTACGCTCGCCTTCACGCGATGGGGCTGGACGAGCCGGCACCGGTGGGCGCCGTTTAA